A region from the Lolium perenne isolate Kyuss_39 chromosome 4, Kyuss_2.0, whole genome shotgun sequence genome encodes:
- the LOC127296809 gene encoding uncharacterized protein, with product METLVISQQQQQRSHHHHSGRRRRPSPHFSSPHPMRAYQAVNCRAFHSSVSIGILPSPPTPPPARPTRNYSPEPKTPKLHNGKKRSRAIPISPSAGSPPTGPELWAGPAYSNSPPPSSLPIPKFSSLHQKRSVSLELPPADRSDHVELLVHAKSAPSTPTAGSTLGFFGGDDTAIATENLRRILHLDIA from the coding sequence ATGGAGACTCTGGTCAtctcgcagcagcagcagcagcgcagccaccaccaccactcagGCCGCCGGAGGAGGCCGTCGCCGCACTTCTCGTCGCCCCACCCCATGCGCGCCTACCAGGCCGTCAACTGCCGCGCCTTCCACTCCAGTGTCAGCATCGGCATCCTGCCGTCCCCGCCCACGCCACCACCCGCACGCCCAACACGGAACTACTCCCCGGAGCCCAAGACCCCGAAGCTGCACAACGGGAAGAAGCGCAGCCGAGCTATCCCCATCAGTCCATCAGCAGGGTCTCCTCCTACCGGTCCCGAGCTCTGGGCCGGCCCGGCCTACTCCAACTCGCCGCCGCCCAGCTCACTGCCCATACCCAAGTTCTCCTCCCTCCACCAGAAGCGCAGTGTCTCGCTCGAGTTGCCACCCGCTGACCGGTCCGACCATGTCGAGCTGCTTGTGCATGCCAAGTCAGCACCTTCCACACCCACTGCCGGCTCAACTCTGGGCTTCTTTGGTGGCGACGACACTGCCATTGCGACGGAGAATCTCAGGAGGATCCTCCATCTCGATATCGCCTAG